AGTCTTGTTGGCATTCtttcttcatgttcttcgtcctcttcactctcttcttcctcttcctcaaCTTCATCATCTATTTCTTCATAAGGCACTGCTTCTTCAgtttcttcatgttcttcgtcctcttcactctcttcttcttcctcctcttcttcatctgCTTCTTCATAAGACATTTCTTCTTCAGTTGTGTCACCATCTTCTTGTTTGATTTCATCTTGTTCGTCTTCCTCATTTTATGATCTTGTTCTTTTGGGGCAGGTTCTTGAATTGTGTCTCTTCCTCTTTTGCAGATGCTACAACGTCTCGGTTTCGTCCATTTCTTAGTGTTGTGAGTGGAATTTCTATTTGGTTGTGCATCGCCATGTCCTCATTTTTCTTGTTCATGACTTTTTGTACATGTCCTGGAATTGTGGCCGCTGATTTCATTACATGTCTTGCACCTGTTTATTCCCAGTGGGTGACCATCACTGTCCAGCTCAGGCTGTGGCTTACTGTTTTTGTCATCATTTTTCTCCTTGCATGCAACCTTTTTCTGGGTTGCgtcaccccctttcttccttcctCTTGTGTTTGAAACAGGAGGTGGAAGAATTGTTTCTTTTTTGATAGCACCAGTTCTGCTGTGTTCGGTATTTTCTACTTGCTCGGCATTATTGTCATGCTCGGATTTCTCTGCTTGCTTTAGttttgctgcttcttcttcttcttcgttgagCACATCAACTTCCTCGATCAGTGCCCTCATACCAGAGAACGCTCTGTGGCACCCAGCGTCGGACCTTGTCGCTCTGTTTGCAAGGTCCATTGCTGTTTCTGTCAGCAATTTTCTACGGCAAAAAAGCGATGTTCCATCTGGTGTTGTTTGTTCATAATCTCTTCTGTCAAACGTCGCATTTGATCTTGCGTTACGGGTGTATCTTTTCATGATGTACACCTCAGGAATCTTGAGTACTCTCAAATGAGAAAGCATGCATAACACATGGACGCAAAAGAGCCCTGCAGACAACACATGATTTCTTTGTTTTGTAAGTGAACTGCATGAAATTAATAAACATATATTTTTTCGTTATTTGTTCATTTTAAAGAAGTGAACTTCATTTGGTTTTGTGAATTAGTCATGCATGTGGACTTTTTAAAGTCCAGTAAGTGAGCTTTCGTGCATGACTATCAGAAACTAGAATTTTTTGTGATAGGAGTCTCACCTGTGTGTGTCTAGAGTTTGTGTTCACATTCGTAGACACCTTTCTATTCATCGGTGACCACTTGGAAATTATGCCTTGCCCAGTCAAATGCATCCGATCTGTTGTAGTGGTCTACGAGATACTTTGTCGGGTTCTCAGGGCACCGTTCTACTCTGAATGCAGTGCTACGGTAGAGTGTTTCTTTAAAATCTGCAAACACTGCCCTTGTATACACTTTTGATAGCCGAACTTCGAACCCAAACTAGGTTGTTGTCTTTACCTCTGACTGCATGATCAGAAATGCACTATTACGAACCAGAGAAATGAAAAAATTGTTTGTTTCTGTAGTTATATTTTTTAGCAGTTTTTGATGGACCTTTTTTGTTTACCTCATTTGCTACTGTCTCTGCGTGCTCGACGGCCATCCTGGTCTGAATGCACTTGTCCATCTGCTGAGCAAACAGATGGAGATCATGCTTCTCTTTGACAAAGTTTTGCTTCAGTATGCGGTTCATGCTCTCGCTTCTCTGCGTGGAAGTCATCCGAGCATAGAAAACTTCCTTGTAGTAAGCCGAGATCCACTCGTGCCTGCCTTCCCACAGCGAATTCATCACTTTGTCATCTTGCAAGTTGTATCTCTGAATGAGGTCCTTCCATGCTCGTTCAAATTTTGACGGCATTAGTGGGTGGTTGAGCACCGCATTGAGATCATCCTTGAGTTTCTCGTGCGCCTTATACAGCAAGGCGAGGTGGTCTTTGTACTTCTTCATGATATGCCACCGACACAACTTTTGCAGAGTATGTGGGAGGATAGTTTTTAATGCTGCCTTCATCGAAGAACACTGGTCTGAGAAGGCACAAATAGTGTTTTTTTATTAagttgtttgtgtgtgtgtgtaagaTATATGGAAGAAATATAAGTGCACCAAACAAACGTAAGTATGCAGGGTTTTTTTTTGTACCTGTGAGGACGCAGATTGGCGGCTTGTTGTTCATACACCTCAGAAATGTTTTGAAAACCCACTCGAACGATGGTATTGTCTCATCTCGCACGAGGGCAACAGCAAATATGGTGCTCTGTAGATGATGGTTCACTCCCACGAAGACTCCCAGCGGCATATGGAATTTGTTAGTTTTATACGTCGTGTCAAATGTAACGCAGTTTCCAAAATCTTCATACGATCATTGGCAACTTGCGTTGGCCCAAAAGACGTTTCTTACACGGTTATCTGCATCAACGTCATAATCATAGAAGAACTCTGGGTTTATCTTCTACATCTTCTCGAAGAAATCCAGAAGTTTCTTGACATCATCTTGGGACTCTTCTCTGGCAAACTTTTGTTTCCTGCATTTTCAAACGCAATGCAAACTCATCTCATCAAACAGGAAATAATTACCGACAGGATGCTCAAGCGATATGTTCTGTGATGTGCTTACTTGTTTACCCAGTGGCAGCTAGTATGTCCCATGTACTGCAGACCACCGGACATACGCGACAGCGTTGACATCATCGGAGCATGTGTGTGGTTGTCTAGTTGCATGTCTTTCACTAACT
This genomic window from Aegilops tauschii subsp. strangulata cultivar AL8/78 chromosome 4, Aet v6.0, whole genome shotgun sequence contains:
- the LOC109732938 gene encoding protein FAR1-RELATED SEQUENCE 5-like, which translates into the protein MPLGVFVGVNHHLQSTIFAVALVRDETIPSFEWVFKTFLRCMNNKPPICVLTDQCSSMKAALKTILPHTLQKLCRWHIMKKYKDHLALLYKAHEKLKDDLNAVLNHPLMPSKFERAWKDLIQRYNLQDDKVMNSLWEGRHEWISAYYKEVFYARMTSTQRSESMNRILKQNFVKEKHDLHLFAQQMDKCIQTRMAVEHAETVANESETQPPVNAYTVLGWFKVSITKNNLENSLLLEPEIPNISLGNFLQKSSTD